One genomic region from Rosa rugosa chromosome 1, drRosRugo1.1, whole genome shotgun sequence encodes:
- the LOC133727221 gene encoding dehydrin Xero 2-like has product MAGEHRENKGVVDQMKEKLPGGQLPGGRKDDPYSTTAGEHRENKGTTAPGYGVAGEHRENKGVVDQMKEKLPGGRKDDPYSTTAGEHRENKGTTAPGYGVAGEHCENKGGMVDKIKENLPCGPKDGAPPCSAATGEHPEKKGMMDKIKEKLPGGHSTTR; this is encoded by the coding sequence ATGGCCGGAGAGCACCGTGAGAATAAGGGAGTGGTGGACCAGATGAAAGAGAAGCTACCAGGCGGTCAGCTACCAGGCGGTCGCAAGGATGATCCCTACAGTACTACTGCTGGAGAGCACCGTGAGAATAAGGGCACTACTGCACCGGGTTACGGCGTGGCCGGAGAGCACCGTGAGAATAAGGGAGTGGTGGACCAGATGAAAGAGAAGCTACCAGGCGGTCGCAAGGATGATCCCTACAGTACTACTGCTGGAGAGCACCGTGAGAATAAGGGCACTACTGCACCGGGTTACGGCGTGGCCGGAGAGCACTGTGAGAATAAGGGTGGCATGGTTGACAAGATCAAAGAAAATCTACCATGTGGTCCCAAGGATGGTGCACCGCCTTGCAGTGCTGCAACAGGGGAGCACCCTGAGAAGAAGGGAATGATGGACAAGATCAAGGAGAAGCTTCCCGGTGGACACAGCACCACTCGATGA
- the LOC133717314 gene encoding uncharacterized protein LOC133717314, whose product MISAVSWVPKGVSKPVPAVAEPPTQEEIDELIKSGILDKSGDGGGSDDDDEGEMEVETTSEGGEVSQALEVAKALGRASKVIKSGSNYDDITEGLKELDMDNYDDEDNDGIDLFSGGYGDLYYPSNDMDPYLKKEKDDDEDSEDSEDMTINPNDAVIVCARNEDDISQLEIWLYTETEDGEPDVYVHHDIIISAFPLCTAWLDCPLKGGDKGNFIAVGLMGEPTIEIWDLDIIDEVQPCVVLGGIAEKKKKKGKKTSIKYKEDSHTDSVLGLAWNKEYRNILASASADKQVKIWDVATGKCNITMEHHTDKVQAVAWNHFAPQVLLSGSFDHSIVLKDGRVPTHSGYKWTVTADVESLAWDPHTEHSFVVSLEDGTVQGFDIRAATSAPTSESKPSFTLHAHDKAVCGISYNPLAPNLLATGSTDKMVKLWDLSNNQPSCIASMNPKAGAVFSISFSQDNPFLLAMGGSKGKLEVWDTSYDAAVAQRFGSYIKKSRPQSGA is encoded by the exons atgataTCGGCAGTTTCCTGGGTGCCCAAAGGAGTTTCAAAGCCAGTCCCCGCAGTCGCTGAGCCGCCCACCCAAGAAGAAATCGATGAGTTAATAAAATCCGGTATCTTAGATAAAAG TGGAGATGGTGGTGGAAGCGATGACGATGATGAGGGAGAGATGGAGGTTGAAACCACCAGTGAGGGTGGTGAAGTCTCGCAGGCATTAGAGGTAGCGAAAGCACTTGGCAGAGCTTCCAAAGTGATCAAATCAGGGAGCAATTATGATGACATTACTGAGGGATTGAAGGAACTTGACATGGATAATTATGATGACGAGGATAATGATG GCATTGATCTGTTTAGTGGTGGGTATGGGGACCTTTACTACCCAAGTAATGATATGGATCCATATCTCAAGAAGGAGAAGGATGAT GATGAGGATTCTGAAGATAGTGAGGACATGACCATCAACCCAAATGATGCAGTCATAGTTTGTGCTCGCAATGAGGATGATATCAGTCAGCTTGAG ATTTGGCTGTATACTGAAACAGAAGATGGCGAACCAGATGTTTATGTTCACCATGACATCATCATTTCAGCATTTCCCCTTTGCACAGCATGGCTTGATTGTCCTCTCAAAGGTGGAGACAAAG GGAATTTTATAGCTGTTGGTTTGATGGGTGAACCTACCATTGAGATATGGGATCTTGACATC ATTGATGAAGTACAACCATGTGTGGTCCTGGGTGGTATtgcagagaagaagaaaaagaaaggaaaaaag ACCTCAATCAAATACAAAGAAGACAGTCACACAGATTCTGTTCTGGGGCTTGCTTGGAATAAGGAGTACAG AAATATACTGGCCAGTGCAAGTGCTGACAAACAAGTTAAAATTTGGGATGTGGCTACTGGAAAATGTAACATTACTATGGAGCATCATACAGACAAG GTTCAGGCGGTTGCATGGAATCATTTTGCCCCTCAAGTTCTTCTTAGTGGATCTTTTGATCATTCAATTGTCTTG AAAGATGGAAGGGTGCCAACTCATTCTGGTTATAAGTGGACAGTGACAGCTGATGTAGAAAGCTTAGCATGGGATCCACACACTGAGCATTCATTTGTG GTGAGTCTTGAAGATGGTACAGTCCAAGGTTTTGATATTCGGGCCGCCACTTCTGCTCCTACTTCTGAATCTAAACCCAGTTTTACTCTTCATGCACACGACAAAGCTGTTTGTGGAATATCCTATAATCCTTTGGCACCTAAT ctTCTTGCAACTGGATCCACAGATAAAATG GTGAAGCTTTGGGATTTGTCAAATAATCAACCTTCATGCATTGCATCCATGAATCCTAAAGCA GGAGCTGtgttttctatttctttctcACAAGATAACCCCTTTTTGCTGGCCATGGGAGGCTCGAAAGGGAAATTGGAA GTATGGGATACATCGTATGATGCTGCAGTTGCCCAGAGATTTGGGAGTTACATCAAGAAGAGCAGACCCCAGTCTGGGGCTTGA
- the LOC133717322 gene encoding bZIP transcription factor 44-like, which yields MATSSGNSSGSSALQIMNSGSDQEGLHQVMDQRKRKRMVSNRESARRSRMRKQEHLTDLTAQAGLLMKENNQILTSINVTNQLYLNLEAENCVLRAQMAELSNRLQSLNDILDYIDSSKWLLENEEEDLSAQFGGDGFLNPWSNLCFNQPVDMFMC from the coding sequence ATGGCTACTTCTAGTGGGAACTCATCTGGCTCCAGCGCGCTTCAGATTATGAACTCCGGCTCCGATCAAGAGGGTCTTCATCAGGTCATGGACCAGAGGAAGCGGAAGAGAATGGTGTCTAATAGGGAATCGGCGCGCCGGTCTCGGATGCGAAAGCAGGAGCACCTGACTGATCTGACGGCCCAAGCTGGTCTGTTAATGAAAGAGAACAACCAAATCCTTACAAGCATCAATGTCACAAACCAGCTCTACCTGAATCTTGAGGCTGAGAACTGTGTGCTCAGAGCCCAGATGGCTGAGCTCAGCAACAGGTTGCAGAGTCTGAATGATATTCTGGACTATATTGACTCGAGTAAATGGCTTTTggagaatgaagaagaagacttgAGTGCTCAGTTTGGTGGTGATGGGTTTCTTAATCCATGGAGTAATCTCTGCTTCAATCAACCAGTTGACATGTTCATGTGCTAA
- the LOC133717329 gene encoding mitogen-activated protein kinase 7, which yields MATLVEPPNGIRQQGKQYYSMWQTLFEVDSKYVPIKPIGRGAYGVVCSSINRETNEKVAIKKINNVFENRIDALRTLRELKLLRNIQHENVIALKDVMMPIHRTSFKDVYFVYELMDTDLHQIIKSSQPLSTDHCKYFLFQLLRGLKYLHSANILHRDLKPGNLLINANCDLKICDFGLARTSRGNDQFMTEYVVTRWYRAPELLLCCDNYGTSIDVWSVGCIFAEILGRKPIFPGTECLNQLKLIINVLGSQHEPDLAFIDNQKARKFIKSLPYSRGTHFSRLYPQADPLAIDLLQRMLVFDPTKRITVSEALQHPYMSGLYDPRSNPLAAHVPINLDIDESLGEHMIREMMWNEMLHYHPEAASSNPFT from the exons ATGGCAACTTTAGTTGAGCCTCCGAATGGAATCAGGCAACAGGGGAAACAATATTACTCAATGTGGCAAACGTTGTTCGAGGTTGATTCCAAGTATGTTCCGATCAAACCCATAGGGAGAGGAGCATATGGTGTAGTCTGCTCGTCCATCAACAGGGAAACGAATGAGAAAGTTGCAATCAAGAAGATCAATAACGTGTTTGAGAACCGCATTGATGCATTGAGGACACTGAGGGAGTTGAAGCTACTTAGAAATATCCAGCACGAGAATGTGATTGCTTTGAAGGATGTTATGATGCCTATCCACAGGACAAGTTTCAAGGACGTGTATTTTGTGTACGAGCTCATGGATACTGATCTTCACCAAATTATAAAGTCTTCACAGCCACTTTCCACTGACCATTGCAAATACTTTCTATTTCAG CTGCTTAGGGGGCTCAAGTATCTTCATTCAGCAAACATTCTTCACCGAGACTTGAAGCCTGGGAACCTGCTCATCAATGCTAACTGCGACTTAAAGATATGTGATTTTGGGTTGGCCCGAACCAGCAGAGGTAATGACCAGTTCATGACAGAGTATGTTGTCACTCGCTGGTATCGTGCACCAGAGCTGCTATTGTGCTGTGACAATTACGGAACATCCATTGACGTCTGGTCAGTAGGATGTATCTTTGCTGAGATTCTTGGCCGAAAGCCAATCTTTCCCGGAACTGAATGCCTCAACCAACTAAAACTAATTATCAATGTTCTGGGTAGCCAGCATGAACCTGATCTCGCATTCATTGACAATCAGAAAGCCAGGAAGTTCATCAAATCACTGCCCTATTCAAGGGGGACACATTTCTCCCGTCTGTACCCTCAAGCCGATCCTTTGGCTATAGATTTGTTGCAAAGGATGCTTGTGTTTGATCCAACTAAGAGAATCACCGTCTCGGAAGCACTCCAACATCCTTACATGTCAGGGCTATATGATCCCAGAAGCAATCCTCTTGCTGCTCATGTTCCGATCAACCTCGACATAGATGAGAGTTTAGGCGAACATATGATTCGGGAGATGATGTGGAACGAGATGCTTCACTACCATCCAGAAGCTGCTTCTTCCAACCCTTTTACCTAG
- the LOC133717335 gene encoding phosphatidylinositol/phosphatidylcholine transfer protein SFH12-like isoform X2: MSGPQSTKQEVEISEEERKTRIGSLKKKALTASARFRNSFTRKHRRSQSRVLSVEIEDVHDLEEIKAVDSLRQALIAEELLHPKHDDYHKMLRFLKARRFDIEKTKHMWSEMLEWRKTFGADTIMEDFEFKELDEVLQYYPQGHHGVDKDGRPVYIERIGLVDVTKLMQTTTIDRYVKYHVREFERTFDVKFPACSIAAKKHIDQSTTILDVQGVGFKNFNKAARELITCLQTIDSNNYPETLNRMFIINAGSGFRMLWSTVKSFLDPKTTEKINVLGNKSKLLEIIDASELPEFLGGTCTCADQGGCMRSDKGPWKDQMIMTMVQNGVHECARKPTVPISEMKMIPEGRDTADVQPVSPRRSHFHKELSMSKSIQGTTFKYPPTAGSTWQMAVKNGKGGCYDAPKVYDGFSSQICAAIMAFLMGIVTMVKLTRNMPKRLTDSTFYSSTVYGDDTAFKNQPSRSTISSTELMSVIKRMAELEERVKPPARPSEKEELLNAAMGRVDALEHELMATKKALRESLARQDEILGPKKNKKNKKKKMMKFMCYHG; encoded by the exons ATGTCTGGACCTCAATCCACAAAGCAAG AGGTCGAAATCTCTGAGGAAGAGAGAAAGACTAGGATTGGGTCATTGAAGAAGAAAGCATTGACTGCTTCTGCCAGATTCAGAAACTCTTTCACAAGAAAGCATAGGAGAAGCCAGAGTAGAGTCTTGTCTGTAGAAATCGAGGATGTGCATGACCTTGAGGAGATAAAGGCTGTTGATTCGCTTCGTCAGGCACTTATAGCGGAGGAGCTTCTTCATCCCAAACACGATGATTATCATAAGATGCTGAG ATTCTTGAAGGCCAGGAGATTTGATATCGAGAAGACCAAGCATATGTGGTCCGAGATGCTCGAGTGGAGGAAGACATTTGGTGCTGACACAATAATGGAG GATTTTGAGTTCAAGGAACTCGATGAAGTCTTGCAATACTATCCTCAAGGACATCATGGAGTTGACAAGGATGGACGACCTGTGTATATTGAGAGAATAGGCCTAGTAGATGTAACCAAGCTGATGCAAACCACTACAATAGACCGCTATGTGAAATACCATGTCCGCGAGTTTGAAAGGACATTTGATGTTAAGTTCCCAGCTTGTTCAATAGCAGCAAAGAAGCACATTGATCAAAGTACAACTATTTTGGATGTGCAAGGAGTG GGATTTAAAAACTTCAATAAAGCTGCCAGGGAACTTATCACTTGCCTTCAGACGATTGATAGCAACAACTATCCTGAG ACCTTGAATCGTATGTTTATCATCAATGCTGGTTCTGGTTTTAGAATGTTGTGGAGCACTGTGAAGTCCTTCCTTGATCCCAAGACAACTGAAAAGATTAAT GTCCTTGGTAACAAGAGCAAGTTACTTGAAATAATTGATGCTAG TGAGTTGCCAGAATTTTTAGGAGGTACATGTACTTGTGCTGATCAAGGAGGCTGTATGCGTTCTGATAAGGGCCCCTGGAAGGACCAAATGATAATGACG ATGGTCCAGAATGGTGTTCATGAATGTGCAAGGAAACCTACCGTTCCAATAAGTGAGATGAAGATGATACCAGAG GGACGTGACACAGCTGATGTGCAACCTGTGTCTCCTAGACGTTCTCACTTTCACAAAGAA TTATCCATGAGTAAAAGTATCCAAGGAACTACTTTCAAGTATCCCCCAACTGCGGGTTCAACTTGGCAAATGGCGGTTAAGAATGGCAAAG GAGGTTGTTATGATGCTCCCAAAGTTTATGATGGATTCAGCTCTCAGATTTGTGCTGCTATTATGGCATTTCTTATGGGGATTGTCACTATGGTCAAACTAACCCGTAACATGCCAAAGAGGCTCACTGATTCCACCTTCTACTCAAGCACTGTTTACGGTGATGACACAGCGTTCAAAAACCAGCCTTCACGCTCTACCATCTCCAGTACAGAGCTCATGTCTGTCATAAAACGTATGGCTGAATTGGAAGAGAGAGTTAAACCACCTGCCAGGCCAAGTGAGAAGGAGGAACTTCTGAATGCTGCTATGGGCCGAGTTGATGCCTTGGAGCATGAGCTTATGGCAACAAAGAAG GCTCTTCGCGAGTCACTTGCCCGACAAGACGAGATCTTGGGACCtaagaaaaacaagaagaacaagaagaagaaaatgatgaaatttatGTGCTATCATGGTTGA
- the LOC133717335 gene encoding phosphatidylinositol/phosphatidylcholine transfer protein SFH12-like isoform X1 — translation MSGPQSTKQEVEISEEERKTRIGSLKKKALTASARFRNSFTRKHRRSQSRVLSVEIEDVHDLEEIKAVDSLRQALIAEELLHPKHDDYHKMLRFLKARRFDIEKTKHMWSEMLEWRKTFGADTIMEDFEFKELDEVLQYYPQGHHGVDKDGRPVYIERIGLVDVTKLMQTTTIDRYVKYHVREFERTFDVKFPACSIAAKKHIDQSTTILDVQGVGFKNFNKAARELITCLQTIDSNNYPETLNRMFIINAGSGFRMLWSTVKSFLDPKTTEKINVLGNKSKLLEIIDASELPEFLGGTCTCADQGGCMRSDKGPWKDQMIMTMVQNGVHECARKPTVPISEMKMIPEGRDTADVQPVSPRRSHFHKELSMSKSIQGTTFKYPPTAGSTWQMAVKNGKAGGCYDAPKVYDGFSSQICAAIMAFLMGIVTMVKLTRNMPKRLTDSTFYSSTVYGDDTAFKNQPSRSTISSTELMSVIKRMAELEERVKPPARPSEKEELLNAAMGRVDALEHELMATKKALRESLARQDEILGPKKNKKNKKKKMMKFMCYHG, via the exons ATGTCTGGACCTCAATCCACAAAGCAAG AGGTCGAAATCTCTGAGGAAGAGAGAAAGACTAGGATTGGGTCATTGAAGAAGAAAGCATTGACTGCTTCTGCCAGATTCAGAAACTCTTTCACAAGAAAGCATAGGAGAAGCCAGAGTAGAGTCTTGTCTGTAGAAATCGAGGATGTGCATGACCTTGAGGAGATAAAGGCTGTTGATTCGCTTCGTCAGGCACTTATAGCGGAGGAGCTTCTTCATCCCAAACACGATGATTATCATAAGATGCTGAG ATTCTTGAAGGCCAGGAGATTTGATATCGAGAAGACCAAGCATATGTGGTCCGAGATGCTCGAGTGGAGGAAGACATTTGGTGCTGACACAATAATGGAG GATTTTGAGTTCAAGGAACTCGATGAAGTCTTGCAATACTATCCTCAAGGACATCATGGAGTTGACAAGGATGGACGACCTGTGTATATTGAGAGAATAGGCCTAGTAGATGTAACCAAGCTGATGCAAACCACTACAATAGACCGCTATGTGAAATACCATGTCCGCGAGTTTGAAAGGACATTTGATGTTAAGTTCCCAGCTTGTTCAATAGCAGCAAAGAAGCACATTGATCAAAGTACAACTATTTTGGATGTGCAAGGAGTG GGATTTAAAAACTTCAATAAAGCTGCCAGGGAACTTATCACTTGCCTTCAGACGATTGATAGCAACAACTATCCTGAG ACCTTGAATCGTATGTTTATCATCAATGCTGGTTCTGGTTTTAGAATGTTGTGGAGCACTGTGAAGTCCTTCCTTGATCCCAAGACAACTGAAAAGATTAAT GTCCTTGGTAACAAGAGCAAGTTACTTGAAATAATTGATGCTAG TGAGTTGCCAGAATTTTTAGGAGGTACATGTACTTGTGCTGATCAAGGAGGCTGTATGCGTTCTGATAAGGGCCCCTGGAAGGACCAAATGATAATGACG ATGGTCCAGAATGGTGTTCATGAATGTGCAAGGAAACCTACCGTTCCAATAAGTGAGATGAAGATGATACCAGAG GGACGTGACACAGCTGATGTGCAACCTGTGTCTCCTAGACGTTCTCACTTTCACAAAGAA TTATCCATGAGTAAAAGTATCCAAGGAACTACTTTCAAGTATCCCCCAACTGCGGGTTCAACTTGGCAAATGGCGGTTAAGAATGGCAAAG CAGGAGGTTGTTATGATGCTCCCAAAGTTTATGATGGATTCAGCTCTCAGATTTGTGCTGCTATTATGGCATTTCTTATGGGGATTGTCACTATGGTCAAACTAACCCGTAACATGCCAAAGAGGCTCACTGATTCCACCTTCTACTCAAGCACTGTTTACGGTGATGACACAGCGTTCAAAAACCAGCCTTCACGCTCTACCATCTCCAGTACAGAGCTCATGTCTGTCATAAAACGTATGGCTGAATTGGAAGAGAGAGTTAAACCACCTGCCAGGCCAAGTGAGAAGGAGGAACTTCTGAATGCTGCTATGGGCCGAGTTGATGCCTTGGAGCATGAGCTTATGGCAACAAAGAAG GCTCTTCGCGAGTCACTTGCCCGACAAGACGAGATCTTGGGACCtaagaaaaacaagaagaacaagaagaagaaaatgatgaaatttatGTGCTATCATGGTTGA
- the LOC133727222 gene encoding thioredoxin domain-containing protein PLP3A-like has protein sequence MDPDAVKSTLQNLAFGNVMAAAARNYQKEIIAEGKAPATSSAEQEVDLDDLMDDPELEKLHADRIAALKREAEKREALKRQGHGEYREITEGDFLGEVTGSEKAICHFYHREFYRCKIMDKHLKTLSLKHVDTKFIKLDAENAPFFVTKLGVKTLPCVIIFRKGVAVDRLIGFIDMGGKDDFSTRALEVVLIKKGIISEKKEEDEDDDYLEGGRRTVRSSVNHDSDSD, from the exons ATGGATCCAGATGCAGTCAAATCCACTCTCCAAAACCTAGCATTTGGAAATGTAATGGCCGCTGCTGCCCGCAATTACCAGAAGGAAATTATCGCCGAAGGAAAAGCTCCGGCCACCAGCTCCGCCGAGCAGGAGGTCGACCTTGACGACCTCATGGAT GATCCTGAGCTGGAAAAATTGCACGCGGATCGAATTGCAGCTCTCAAG AGAGAAGCTGAGAAGAGGGAAGCTTTGAAGAGGCAAGGGCATGGAGAATATAGGGAAATTACTGAGGGGGATTTCTTAGGTGAAGTTACTGGGAGCGAGAAGGCCATCTGCCACTTTTATCATAGAGAATTCTATAGATGCAA GATAATGGACAAGCATTTGAAGACCCTTTCTTTAAAGCATGTTGATACCAAGTTCATCAAACTGGATGCCGAG AATGCGCCCTTCTTCGTCACCAAGCTAGGAGTCAAAACTCTGCCTTGTGTCATAATATTCAG AAAAGGAGTTGCTGTGGATAGGCTGATTGGATTTATTGATATGGGTGGAAAAGATGATTTCAGCACAAGGGCACTTGAGGTTGTCCTAATCAAGAAAG GTATAATTagtgagaagaaagaagaagacgaagatgaTGATTATCTTGAAGGTGGTCGCAGGACAGTGAGATCATCTGTGAATCATGATTCTGATTCAGACTGA